The Bacillota bacterium genome includes the window AAGCAGCAGGCCGCTATGGGTTTGTCTCCGGGGACGATCTCCTTGCCGCCATTGGTTTTGGGAAGGTGCCGCCCCGGCAGGCCTTGGGTAAGATCATTGACCCCAAGGAGTTGGAAAAACGGCGGCAAGAGCTTAACCTGGCCAGGAAAAAACAGCAGATGCCCGAACCCCTTCGCCGACAGATTCAGGGAGTACGCTGTCGGGGAGTGGACAATTTACTAGTGCGTTTTTCCCGCTGTTGCAACCCTGTGCCCGGCGATCCCATTGTGGGCTACATTACCCGGGGGCGGGGGGTGTCCATCCACCGGGAGGATTGCCCCAATGTGACCTACCTGGAAAATGAGCCGGAACGGCGCATCGAGGTGGAATGGGTGGAGCAGACGGAGGTTTCCTACCCGGTGGAGATCCGGGTGGAGGCCATTGATCGGGTGAATCTCCTGGCCAATATTATGAACACAGTATCAGAACAGAAGACGAATATTGAAGGAGTCAATGCCCGGGTGGACCGGGATAAGGCCATCATTGACCTGGTCCTGGACATTTACAACGTGGGGCATATGAACAGTATCATTAACCAGTTGAAGCAGGTGTCCGGTGTCTTAGATGTGTACCGGGCCCATCCAACGTAGAAGGTAAGGGGATAGCGTGCGGTTAGTTGTGCAACGGGTAAAAAGGGCGGAAGTGCTGGTGGACGGTCAGTCGGTGGGGCGTATTGGTCCTGGGGCCTTGATGTATCTCGGTGTGGCCCATGACGACGAACCGGCTGACTACATGTACTTGGCGGAGAAAGCGGCGCACCTGCGGATCTTTGCCGATGAGGCAGGTCGCATGAATCTTTCCCTTTTGCAGATGGGTTATCCCGCCTTGGTGGTATCCCAGTTCACTTTGTATGGGGATTGCCGGCGAGGGCGCCGTCCGGATTATACCGCGGCGGCGCCGGCGGAGAAGGCTTTGGAGCTTTATCATGGGTTTATTCACCGCC containing:
- a CDS encoding D-tyrosyl-tRNA(Tyr) deacylase, which encodes MRLVVQRVKRAEVLVDGQSVGRIGPGALMYLGVAHDDEPADYMYLAEKAAHLRIFADEAGRMNLSLLQMGYPALVVSQFTLYGDCRRGRRPDYTAAAPAEKALELYHGFIHRLGELGVAVETGQFQADMQVVSVNDGPVTLLLDSRRNF